The following coding sequences are from one Nicotiana tomentosiformis chromosome 3, ASM39032v3, whole genome shotgun sequence window:
- the LOC108947020 gene encoding DEK domain-containing chromatin-associated protein 4-like: MKPIPWISGAVYDLKNWVRDLDSTSSYAERSWNDLSKGRWEAKNHGVGKNAVLRPSSFEEEASASVPKPVKDNKRKRALVLENQKSKKRTARKPNKNIIPLTVESVLRLRDEEEEEEEEEEEEEEEENDGFALAARTKKTTDVPQTAGSMSAAGFESGHGSSLRIMFSIPNRAASIRGRASTGYGGEELPKTPLRLKGEEIKDLQAELAKAHQDQIDLSEQIIEKLCEEVDVIKAESLKWKEGMDHFVVEKETARAKLSSAKKQLQKMKEKGSVKDRRIEELEARLAFELAKAESDTEKAKADADVLMAVYQANAEAVQTLEEIHARGFDLTEEIKRAKELEVDAKALVSDDDDDDDNDDDDGSKSGSENGGSPIEKRPLLGITKKLSP, from the exons atgaagc cgatTCCCTGGATATCCGGCGCAGTGtacgatctcaagaactgggtacgtgaTCTGGATTCGACCTCCTcctacgccgagcgctcatggaaCGACTtgtcgaagggccgatgggaggccaaaaatcacg GTGTGGGTAAAAATGCAGTTTTGAGGCCCTCATCcttcgaggaagaggcttcggcctctgtcccaaagccggtgaaagataataagaggaaaagagccctCGTCCTCGAAAATcaaaaatcgaagaagaggacggctcgtaagccgaacaagaatatcattcctttaaccgtagaatcagttctgcgtctgagggatgaagaagaagaagaagaagaagaagaagaagaagaagaagaagaagagaatgatGGGTTTGCGTTGGCGGCCCgaacgaagaagaccaccgacgttccacaaacagctggatcgatg agtgcagcaggctttgaatcag gccacGGCAGTTCATTGAGAATCATGTTCTCGATCCCGAaccgagctgcgtcgatacgaggccgagcttcaacgggttacggaggagaggaactccctaaaactCCTCTTAGGCTAAAGGGGgaagaaataaaagacctccaagctgagttggccaaggctcaccaagatcaaatCGATCTATCCGAGcag ATAATCGAAAAACTCTGTGAagaagtcgatgtgataaaagcggagtctttgaagtggaaagaaggaatggaccACTTTGTTgtagagaaagaaactgctcgagccaaATTGTCATCAGCCAAAAAACAACttcaaaaaatgaaggagaaaGGCTCGGTCAAAGatagaagaatagaggagctcgaggctcggttggcctttgAACTTGCTAAGGCCGAATCTGacaccgaaaaggcaaaggccgatgcggatgtaCTCATGGCCGTCTATCAGGCCAATGCTGAAGCTgtccag actctcgaggagatccatgctcgaggttttgacctcactgaagagattaaaagggccaaagaacttgaAGTTGATGCTAAAGCCTtggtttccgatgatgatgatgatgatgataatgatgatgatgatggcagtaagagcgggtccgagaacggggggagcccgatagagaagagaccgctcctgggAATAACCAagaagcttagtccttaa
- the LOC104098711 gene encoding uncharacterized protein, producing the protein MRILTSPFPIFAPHSNNFLSLPLKSFVPTTKCRVSIKPPPPNFDFMTEFFSASRDAIEESHPELLDLADSGTLFLIKKSQYGPVPSWRSEFVEPEAIWLIGTNHLSLESAVDVERVIRAIRPENVVVELCRSRAGIMYISEDNDLNQPLKSNMFSLSGTGFFGAVGRSINLGGQTALALRVLLALFSSKMSAGVNRPFGDEFRAARKAAEDIGAQIVLGDRPIEITLERAWTSLKWNEKMNLMVSVFSGITSSAELSTKALKESNSDDSNFQLYEKLSFTYPSLLQPLLHERDTFLAWSLKRSKAVNKSKQVVGIIGKGHMNGVIYSLVSDQGNLRFRDLAGNKPSKQLSGWATTIFGNLLRDTAIGFLLWLLYEQITSGLKLID; encoded by the exons ATGAGAATTCTCACTTCTCCTTTCCCAATCTTTGCCCCTCACTCTAATAATTTCCTCTCCTTGCCTTTGAAATCCTTTGTTCCTACAACAAAATGCAGAGTTTCCATAAAACCACCACCCCCTAACTTCGACTTCATGACTGAATTTTTCAGCGCTTCTCGGGATGCTATTGAAGAAAGTCATCCAGAATTGCTTGATTTGGCTGATAGTGGAACTCTGTTTCTGATAAAGAAGAGCCAATATGGGCCTGTTCCATCTTGGAGAAGCGAATTTGTGGAACCAGAGGCCATTTGGCTTATTGGAAcgaaccatctttctttggaaTCGGCCGTGGATGTTGAAAGGGTCATTCGTGCTATTAGGCCTGAGAATGTGGTTGTAGAGCTCTGCAGAAGCAG GGCTGGCATCATGTACATTTCAGAGGATAATGATCTCAATCAGCCCTTAAAATCAAACATGTTTTCTTTGAGTGGGACCGGGTTTTTTGGTGCTGTTGGCCGTAGCATAAACTTGG GAGGTCAAACTGCTCTAGCATTACGAGTCTTGCTGGCGCTTTTCTCTTCAAAAATGTCTGCAGGTGTTAATCGTCCTTTTGGAGATGAG TTTCGTGCTGCTCGAAAGGCTGCTGAGGACATTGGTGCTCAAATAGTATTGGGGGATCGACCAATAGAAATAACT CTTGAACGAGCATGGACTTCGCTAAAGTGGAATGAGAAGATGAACTTGATGGTCTCTGTCTTTAGCGGAATTACCTCATCTGCTGAACTATCAACTAAGGCATTAAAG GAATCAAATTCTGATGATAGCAACTTTCAACTGTATGAGAAGCTAAGCTTTACATATCCATCTCTTCTACAGCCACTCCTACATGAACGTGACACG TTTCTTGCATGGTCTCTGAAGAGGAGTAAAGCTGTGAACAAGAGTAAGCAAGTGGTAGGGATAATTGGGAAGGGCCACATGAATGGAGTTATATATTCTTTGGTGTCTGATCAAGGGAACTTGCGCTTTCGAGATCTAGCTGGGAACAAACCTTCAAAGCAGCTCTCTGGCTGGGCTACTACTATATTTGGAAACTTGCTAAGAGACACTGCAATCGGTTTCCTACTATGGCTATTATATGAACAAATAACCAGTGGATTGAAACTTATTGATTAA